A genomic stretch from Nocardia farcinica includes:
- a CDS encoding DUF397 domain-containing protein, which produces MRNTIMTGHRPLDGYVKASASDGGGNCVLVRRKSGEELIFIRDSKYGRDPRNLPEEEPVVEMPASAWEGLRAAALGAATSPTVPGQPVLEEAVDGGMVLQGADGTRLTFTAAEWRAFKAGLVAGEFEPQQVAA; this is translated from the coding sequence GTGAGGAACACGATCATGACCGGGCATCGGCCGCTTGACGGGTACGTCAAGGCGTCCGCCAGCGACGGCGGTGGTAACTGTGTCCTCGTCCGCCGGAAGTCGGGCGAGGAGCTGATCTTCATTCGAGATAGCAAATACGGGCGCGACCCGCGCAATCTTCCGGAAGAGGAGCCGGTCGTCGAGATGCCGGCCTCGGCATGGGAGGGGCTTCGGGCCGCTGCCTTGGGCGCTGCAACATCGCCTACGGTTCCCGGTCAGCCCGTCCTCGAAGAGGCGGTTGACGGCGGAATGGTGCTCCAGGGAGCGGACGGTACAAGGTTGACCTTCACCGCCGCGGAATGGAGAGCGTTCAAGGCTGGCCTCGTCGCAGGAGAGTTCGAGCCCCAGCAGGTCGCCGCCTAG
- a CDS encoding SDR family NAD(P)-dependent oxidoreductase, with product MAAALESETGGHAPRDGAGAALVIGGSGAVGAAVVQLLLERGHRVVATSTTGTGPAAPDLTWTRFDARSGDDLGGLAAAVGQHLGVMVFAAGAASSKARLDATSPAELSDLFTVNAGALHQMWRAVHPAARSGRARVVVLSSQAAATCTPGNGAYSASKAALEALAWTLAKEEAGHGVRVNVVAPSLICSPMAEQILARKGITDPADYYARLPWGRALSIDEVAQTTVAVVCDPSWQYVSGQIIRLDADIPGDLP from the coding sequence GTGGCCGCCGCGCTGGAGTCTGAGACGGGCGGGCACGCACCGCGCGACGGTGCGGGTGCTGCGCTGGTGATCGGTGGCAGCGGCGCGGTGGGCGCCGCGGTGGTGCAGCTTCTGCTCGAGCGGGGGCATCGCGTCGTGGCGACCTCGACCACCGGCACCGGCCCAGCCGCGCCGGACCTGACCTGGACCCGGTTCGATGCCCGGTCCGGCGATGATCTCGGCGGGCTCGCGGCCGCCGTCGGGCAGCACCTGGGCGTGATGGTGTTCGCCGCCGGCGCGGCCTCGAGCAAGGCCCGCCTGGACGCGACATCCCCCGCCGAATTGTCCGACCTGTTCACGGTCAATGCCGGTGCGCTGCACCAGATGTGGCGGGCGGTGCATCCGGCCGCGCGGTCGGGGCGGGCGCGGGTTGTGGTGCTCAGCTCGCAGGCGGCGGCGACCTGCACGCCCGGCAACGGCGCCTACAGCGCGTCGAAGGCGGCGTTGGAGGCGTTGGCGTGGACGCTGGCCAAGGAAGAGGCGGGCCACGGGGTGCGCGTGAATGTGGTTGCGCCGTCGCTGATCTGCTCGCCCATGGCCGAGCAGATCCTGGCCCGCAAAGGCATCACCGACCCGGCCGACTACTACGCGCGGTTGCCGTGGGGCCGCGCGCTGAGCATCGACGAGGTCGCGCAGACGACGGTCGCGGTGGTGTGCGACCCGTCGTGGCAGTACGTGAGCGGCCAGATCATCCGATTGGACGCCGATATTCCGGGGGATCTCCCATGA
- a CDS encoding S66 peptidase family protein, with the protein MTRPVIRPPAVTPGTGVAIVSTSSPVPGDELDRLTAYFADRGHPVTVGAHARAATGYLAGPPADRAADLMAAFADPGIGLIVPATGGKGAAQLLDLLDYAVIAENPTVFTALSDPVIVANAITARTGLATVHGPTGYDFTREPVNSATADRFWSIVSGRVKGQTVSGSDWRVPRGAGRVFSGPVVGGHLGTIRALVGTPWMPDTRGAVLILEEVFVPWVQVDAALTHLRLAGVLDHIAGLVVAAPVDSPRDDAPDETYDELILRCAGGNFPIVTGAEFGHTSTKFPLPLGLDVEVDLTGTPTLRYLEDLVIA; encoded by the coding sequence ATGACCCGCCCCGTAATCCGGCCTCCCGCCGTCACCCCCGGCACCGGCGTCGCGATCGTCTCCACCTCCTCACCGGTCCCCGGCGACGAACTCGACCGGCTCACAGCGTATTTCGCTGATCGTGGGCACCCGGTCACCGTCGGCGCGCACGCGCGGGCCGCGACGGGCTACCTCGCCGGGCCGCCCGCCGACCGGGCCGCCGACCTCATGGCCGCCTTCGCCGACCCCGGCATCGGCCTGATCGTCCCGGCGACCGGCGGCAAAGGCGCCGCGCAGCTGCTCGACCTGCTCGACTACGCGGTGATCGCCGAGAACCCGACGGTGTTCACCGCCTTGTCGGACCCGGTGATCGTGGCCAATGCGATCACTGCGCGGACCGGGCTGGCCACCGTGCACGGGCCCACGGGCTACGACTTCACCCGGGAACCGGTGAACTCGGCGACCGCTGACCGGTTCTGGTCCATCGTGTCCGGCCGGGTGAAGGGACAGACAGTCTCCGGCAGCGACTGGCGGGTGCCGCGCGGGGCCGGGCGGGTGTTCTCCGGCCCGGTCGTCGGTGGCCACCTGGGCACCATCCGCGCCCTCGTCGGCACCCCGTGGATGCCCGACACCCGCGGGGCGGTGCTGATCCTCGAGGAGGTGTTCGTGCCGTGGGTGCAGGTCGATGCCGCGCTGACCCACCTGCGGCTGGCCGGAGTGCTCGACCACATCGCCGGTCTGGTCGTGGCCGCACCGGTCGACAGCCCCCGCGACGACGCCCCCGACGAGACCTACGACGAGCTGATCCTGCGCTGCGCCGGCGGGAACTTCCCGATCGTCACCGGCGCCGAATTCGGGCACACCTCCACCAAGTTCCCGCTGCCGCTCGGCCTCGACGTCGAAGTCGACCTGACCGGCACCCCGACGCTGCGCTACCTCGAGGACCTGGTGATCGCATGA
- a CDS encoding DUF6744 family protein: MSVFDQYTDKAETSPVLGWLVLYSIFRGEVTPEELEEWFDEFDLDTVHLPPPLRADDAFERVTGPQGVKAVYSLDDPTADRKTRPRRKSGDDAGDRVATLMVRHVRRDSGQLVRHLVREVRDEERTELSYDTRLGVIAFIRSDDPDAAGAGKLRVEPDAAAIADLPQGEQDRVEQLLAEVTDLHTWHSTYMGPDRLRAIVRRYVEALGGLKVRPTGGVYFVTAEHEATLAGLREVVARFGSGSHFVRVPLPDEDEMREMIVNAFTNQAREDLEKLAEDIAAAKANGAGDAAVTNLHNRFQQLSRRAEEYSERLSDSLDDTHASLRLVNMQLAELMMRAAG, from the coding sequence ATGTCCGTCTTCGACCAGTACACCGACAAGGCAGAAACGAGCCCTGTGCTGGGCTGGCTGGTGCTGTACTCGATCTTCCGGGGGGAGGTCACTCCGGAAGAACTCGAAGAGTGGTTCGACGAATTCGACTTGGACACAGTGCATCTGCCACCTCCCCTGCGCGCCGACGACGCCTTCGAGCGGGTCACCGGGCCGCAGGGAGTGAAGGCTGTCTACTCCCTCGACGATCCCACGGCGGACCGAAAAACCCGTCCGCGGCGCAAGTCAGGCGACGATGCCGGTGATCGGGTGGCCACGCTGATGGTTCGCCACGTCCGCCGTGACAGCGGTCAGTTGGTTCGCCACCTCGTGCGGGAGGTCCGCGACGAGGAACGCACCGAGCTGTCCTACGACACCCGCCTGGGCGTCATCGCGTTCATCCGCTCCGATGATCCCGACGCCGCCGGTGCGGGGAAGCTCCGGGTGGAGCCGGACGCCGCCGCCATCGCGGACCTCCCGCAGGGTGAACAGGATCGAGTCGAGCAGCTGCTCGCGGAAGTCACCGACCTGCACACCTGGCACTCGACCTACATGGGCCCCGACCGCCTTCGGGCCATCGTCCGCCGCTACGTAGAAGCCCTTGGGGGACTGAAGGTTCGACCTACCGGCGGGGTCTACTTCGTCACCGCCGAGCACGAAGCGACCCTGGCCGGGCTGCGCGAAGTAGTCGCGCGGTTCGGGTCCGGCAGCCACTTCGTCCGTGTCCCCCTGCCCGATGAAGACGAGATGCGCGAGATGATCGTCAACGCCTTCACCAACCAGGCCCGGGAAGACCTCGAGAAGCTGGCCGAAGACATCGCCGCGGCGAAGGCGAACGGAGCCGGCGACGCCGCTGTCACCAACTTGCACAACCGCTTCCAGCAGCTGAGCCGCCGAGCGGAGGAGTACTCCGAACGGCTCTCCGATTCCCTGGACGATACTCACGCCTCACTGCGGTTGGTGAACATGCAGCTCGCCGAGTTGATGATGCGCGCAGCCGGATAG
- a CDS encoding radical SAM protein: protein MKAMSERQGFPERLPQFRVTVNSRCGRACFFCRPSGEAVATTAGEELTVADLLAVVAPLVERGLTSIKLTGGDPALWAPLEEAVAGLRDAGMSEIEVISRHPRIGERAGALAAAGVTQFNMSIDTLDAGLHRQICGIDDLAEVQSAMRACVATGVPVKINTVVMAGVNAGEVPDLAAWCESEGVATLKLLDVIRDLDAGAESFARRLAITRGGATVESLYVPLEEVAGGLRARAVVVESRSQGGLGHPMTVMTLASGFEVVLKDSRAGAWYGDVCSGCRFFPCHDALMALRLTADRRLQFCLLRDEISVPLAPILHDPARLERALADALATYAGASFHPGGGQSSGVRMLPVVGVSS from the coding sequence ATGAAAGCAATGTCGGAACGTCAAGGTTTCCCCGAGCGGCTGCCGCAGTTCCGGGTGACGGTGAATTCGCGGTGCGGGCGGGCGTGCTTCTTCTGCCGCCCCTCGGGGGAGGCGGTGGCCACCACCGCGGGGGAGGAACTGACCGTGGCCGACTTGCTGGCCGTCGTCGCGCCCTTGGTCGAGCGTGGCCTGACCTCGATCAAGCTGACCGGTGGTGATCCGGCACTGTGGGCCCCGCTCGAGGAAGCGGTGGCGGGGCTGCGGGATGCGGGGATGTCGGAGATCGAGGTGATCTCGCGGCACCCGCGAATCGGTGAGCGGGCCGGTGCGCTCGCCGCGGCCGGGGTCACCCAGTTCAACATGAGCATCGACACCTTGGACGCGGGCCTGCACCGCCAGATCTGCGGTATCGACGACCTGGCCGAGGTGCAGTCGGCGATGCGCGCCTGCGTGGCCACCGGTGTGCCGGTGAAGATCAACACGGTGGTGATGGCCGGGGTGAACGCGGGTGAGGTGCCCGATCTGGCCGCGTGGTGCGAGAGCGAGGGCGTGGCGACGCTGAAGCTGCTCGATGTCATCCGCGACCTGGACGCCGGCGCCGAGTCCTTCGCCCGGCGGCTGGCCATCACCCGCGGCGGTGCCACGGTCGAGTCGCTGTATGTGCCGCTGGAGGAGGTGGCGGGAGGGCTGCGGGCCCGCGCGGTGGTGGTGGAGAGCCGGTCTCAGGGCGGGCTCGGCCACCCGATGACGGTGATGACCCTGGCCTCGGGATTCGAGGTCGTGCTGAAGGACAGCCGCGCCGGGGCCTGGTACGGCGATGTGTGCTCGGGGTGCCGGTTCTTCCCGTGCCATGATGCGTTGATGGCGCTGCGGCTGACCGCCGATCGCCGGTTGCAGTTCTGCCTGCTGCGGGATGAGATCTCGGTGCCGCTCGCGCCGATCCTGCACGATCCGGCGCGGCTGGAGCGTGCGCTGGCCGATGCGTTGGCGACCTACGCCGGGGCGAGCTTCCACCCCGGTGGCGGCCAGTCCAGCGGGGTTCGGATGCTGCCCGTGGTGGGGGTGTCGTCGTGA
- a CDS encoding helix-turn-helix domain-containing protein, which produces MTQGPISANGYRMSPYSRRLHLGDRLRNLRQEQERSIQQVAKEADIDRTLLTRIETGQRRVAADVSMKVAEHLGVEQHSPLWQEFYALARDAAQSGWWEGRAFRGLSDRQALPADLEAGASRIRWYDFALVPGLLQSPAYVRARHDATVTNDHSSDNPVEIRARERRQQEALTEGGPRIEVIVEETVVRRRVVPAPAMLEQLEHLLKLIDANEQIDFRILPVGGELLGLRAPRSPVSIYEFAAGDPPLVFVESLTDDVLLRDHAEVANHERLWKRLHEIALPPDESRVLIARSAEILAKEQ; this is translated from the coding sequence GTGACTCAGGGCCCGATCTCGGCCAATGGCTACCGAATGTCGCCCTACAGTCGGCGGTTGCATCTCGGCGACCGCCTCCGCAACCTGCGCCAAGAGCAAGAACGCTCGATCCAGCAGGTGGCCAAGGAAGCTGACATCGACCGGACGCTGCTGACCCGCATCGAAACCGGACAACGTCGAGTCGCGGCCGACGTCAGTATGAAGGTTGCCGAGCATCTCGGCGTCGAGCAGCATTCGCCCCTCTGGCAGGAGTTCTACGCGCTCGCCCGAGACGCCGCGCAGTCCGGGTGGTGGGAGGGCCGCGCCTTCCGCGGGTTGTCCGACCGCCAGGCTTTACCGGCGGATCTTGAGGCAGGCGCCAGCCGAATCCGGTGGTACGACTTCGCGCTGGTTCCCGGCCTTCTCCAATCGCCGGCATACGTTCGTGCGCGCCATGATGCGACGGTCACCAACGATCATTCTTCGGACAATCCTGTCGAGATCCGCGCCCGCGAACGCCGTCAGCAGGAAGCGCTCACTGAGGGTGGTCCCCGGATCGAGGTAATCGTCGAAGAGACCGTCGTTCGGCGGCGCGTCGTGCCCGCTCCGGCAATGCTCGAACAGCTGGAGCACTTGCTGAAGCTCATCGACGCGAACGAGCAGATCGACTTCCGCATCCTGCCCGTCGGTGGCGAACTACTCGGCCTGCGAGCGCCGAGGTCGCCGGTGTCGATCTACGAGTTCGCTGCGGGCGACCCGCCCTTGGTGTTCGTCGAGTCGTTAACCGACGATGTGCTGTTGCGCGATCACGCCGAGGTCGCCAACCATGAGCGGCTCTGGAAGCGGCTGCACGAGATAGCCCTACCCCCGGACGAAAGCCGTGTACTCATCGCCCGGAGTGCCGAAATTCTCGCAAAGGAGCAGTGA
- a CDS encoding B12-binding domain-containing radical SAM protein: MTALLVDRPLVILVYPQVEHEKDYLYHWMPFSLLTIAKPLMDNGVEVVIFDGNQRPQTEWPGFLDEHADRAMCIGISIMTGGAQIRHALEMAEVAQNRPGCPPLVFGGPHVNVLAEQTAEHELVDVTLAGPGQASMPAFVEALRNRAGWDSVPGLLAVHGRNRIEGPINPPRAGNLGAYPWDLLAVGDYIRDDPTVAPRTLNYVSSQGCVYKCAFCYELTYQRKYSAMQADSLLDDLADLADRYGINGVKFYDADWFVNVRRAVEFCQLKAERGIDLAWAASINPNDVLRARKQRLDLLGSIADSGCRRLLMGIESGDDRVLREVVRKEVTRAQVLDVARDIANHGILGAYTFIVGFPDETEAEIEATYSLIEEISTLDPRPETRVHLFGPFPGVPLFDLALERGFQAPTTLAQWADFDYYDSQTPWTSSEMVARARAHTRLVKAPGAGVS, translated from the coding sequence GTGACCGCGTTGCTGGTGGATCGCCCGTTGGTGATCCTGGTGTATCCGCAGGTGGAGCACGAGAAGGACTACCTGTACCACTGGATGCCGTTCTCGCTGCTCACCATCGCCAAACCGTTGATGGACAACGGCGTCGAGGTGGTGATCTTCGACGGCAACCAGCGTCCGCAGACCGAGTGGCCGGGCTTCCTCGACGAGCACGCCGACCGGGCGATGTGTATCGGGATCAGCATCATGACCGGCGGCGCGCAGATCCGGCACGCCCTGGAGATGGCCGAGGTGGCGCAGAACCGTCCGGGCTGCCCGCCGCTGGTGTTCGGCGGCCCGCACGTCAATGTGCTCGCCGAGCAGACCGCCGAGCACGAGCTGGTCGACGTCACGCTGGCAGGCCCGGGACAGGCATCGATGCCCGCGTTCGTCGAGGCCCTGCGCAACCGGGCCGGCTGGGACTCGGTGCCCGGCCTGCTCGCCGTGCACGGCCGCAACCGGATCGAGGGACCGATCAACCCGCCGCGGGCGGGGAACCTGGGTGCTTACCCGTGGGACCTGCTGGCCGTCGGCGACTACATCCGCGACGACCCGACCGTGGCGCCGCGCACCTTGAACTACGTGTCCTCCCAGGGCTGCGTGTACAAGTGCGCGTTCTGCTACGAGTTGACCTATCAGCGCAAATACAGTGCGATGCAGGCGGATTCGCTGCTGGACGACCTGGCCGACCTCGCCGATCGCTACGGCATCAACGGGGTGAAGTTCTACGACGCGGACTGGTTCGTCAACGTGCGCCGGGCGGTGGAGTTCTGCCAGCTCAAGGCCGAGCGCGGCATCGACCTGGCGTGGGCGGCCTCGATCAACCCCAACGACGTGCTGCGCGCCCGCAAGCAGCGGCTCGACCTGCTCGGTTCGATCGCCGATTCCGGCTGCCGCCGACTGCTGATGGGTATCGAGTCCGGCGACGACCGGGTACTGCGCGAGGTGGTGCGCAAGGAGGTCACCCGAGCCCAGGTTCTCGATGTCGCCCGCGATATCGCCAACCACGGGATTCTCGGCGCGTACACGTTCATCGTCGGATTCCCGGACGAGACCGAGGCCGAGATCGAGGCGACCTACAGCCTGATCGAGGAGATCAGCACGTTGGACCCGCGTCCGGAGACCCGCGTGCACCTGTTCGGGCCCTTCCCGGGCGTTCCGCTGTTCGACCTGGCGCTCGAACGAGGGTTCCAGGCGCCGACGACGCTGGCGCAGTGGGCGGACTTCGACTACTACGACTCGCAGACGCCGTGGACCAGCAGCGAGATGGTGGCCCGCGCTCGCGCGCACACTCGCCTGGTCAAGGCACCCGGCGCGGGGGTGAGCTGA
- a CDS encoding DUF4254 domain-containing protein, with amino-acid sequence MDGNGAAHRGGLDGGPADVLAAGWWAPAFPHSSGSAPPGWAMTSDGPMHAARIPSSTTLIHTIRGLLLVSRPHPMLDAAGELGALHAARLSGGGERADQIDMHRLRLVRAIDRYIALVTPVAAPGARRHTETVGAVVDRIANWCALAYTPDIAATGSEVHFAEVHAAQLAGGLDDLVADLLTGRCTVPTVYTIPIHQDAFGIRLATRCQRPG; translated from the coding sequence GTGGATGGAAACGGTGCGGCGCATCGCGGCGGTCTGGACGGTGGACCCGCCGATGTGCTGGCCGCAGGGTGGTGGGCGCCCGCATTCCCTCACTCGTCCGGATCGGCACCTCCAGGCTGGGCGATGACGAGCGACGGACCGATGCACGCTGCTCGCATTCCGAGCTCGACGACACTGATCCACACCATTCGTGGCCTGCTCCTGGTGTCGCGGCCGCACCCGATGCTGGATGCTGCCGGGGAACTCGGCGCGCTGCATGCGGCCCGGCTTTCAGGTGGCGGTGAGCGAGCCGACCAGATCGATATGCACCGGCTTCGTCTGGTCCGCGCGATCGACCGGTATATCGCGCTCGTCACCCCGGTTGCCGCACCCGGCGCGCGGCGCCATACCGAGACCGTCGGTGCGGTCGTGGATCGGATCGCGAACTGGTGCGCCCTCGCCTACACCCCCGATATCGCTGCCACCGGGAGCGAGGTGCACTTCGCCGAGGTCCACGCCGCGCAACTCGCGGGCGGCCTCGACGACCTGGTCGCGGATCTGCTGACCGGCAGATGCACGGTGCCCACGGTCTACACGATTCCCATCCACCAGGACGCCTTCGGCATCCGGCTGGCCACTCGATGCCAGCGGCCGGGGTGA
- a CDS encoding nucleoside hydrolase, whose translation MAAAASNDPVALRDCPLIVSTDIGGDPDDAIALALAAMTEPRLALVVTADEFPDGRRSILARHLLDLLGREDVVVAAGATAGESKYWAADGLVPAGAHPWPLDLYATVATLTDPASSAPLRWLGIGPLTDLARLLEIDSGRRNPLGLARRLRIWQMGGALEYRQPDRAEHNFRLDPKAVHTVVDRAENLTLVLSDHTFTPVIAVDPDSPIYRLLATSSIPWAQVIARHLDQWFARFHPASMMHDPLTFAALQGAFVSFDHREFRIEPDARMHLGPGRIARLSSGVDYLGFLEWVLATLRAGAPASPGQSQAATDPAAHAAAAGSESLGHTALFATHRTTPGSTSQFGQHDGLPKFRQG comes from the coding sequence ATGGCTGCCGCTGCTTCCAACGACCCGGTGGCGCTGAGGGACTGTCCCCTCATCGTTTCCACCGACATCGGCGGCGATCCGGACGACGCGATCGCACTGGCCTTGGCCGCAATGACCGAACCACGTCTGGCACTGGTTGTCACCGCTGATGAGTTCCCCGACGGCCGGCGGTCGATACTCGCCCGCCACCTGCTCGACTTGCTCGGCCGCGAGGACGTCGTGGTAGCAGCCGGGGCCACGGCGGGCGAGAGTAAGTATTGGGCCGCCGATGGGCTTGTCCCCGCTGGGGCGCACCCCTGGCCGCTGGACCTGTACGCCACGGTGGCCACACTCACCGACCCGGCTTCGTCGGCGCCATTGCGCTGGTTGGGAATCGGGCCGCTCACCGATCTCGCACGCCTTCTGGAGATCGATTCCGGTCGGCGGAACCCGCTCGGGCTGGCCCGGCGCCTGCGGATCTGGCAGATGGGCGGCGCTCTCGAATACCGCCAGCCGGACCGCGCCGAGCACAACTTTCGGCTCGATCCGAAGGCGGTCCACACGGTCGTAGACCGAGCAGAGAATCTGACCTTGGTGCTGTCCGATCACACCTTCACTCCGGTGATCGCAGTGGACCCGGACAGCCCGATCTATCGCCTGCTCGCGACATCGTCGATTCCGTGGGCCCAGGTGATCGCCCGCCACCTCGACCAGTGGTTCGCGCGGTTCCACCCCGCGAGCATGATGCATGATCCGCTGACCTTCGCCGCGTTGCAAGGCGCTTTCGTGTCCTTCGACCATCGCGAGTTCCGGATCGAGCCGGATGCGCGGATGCACTTGGGGCCCGGCCGCATCGCGCGGCTCTCCTCGGGCGTCGACTATCTGGGCTTCCTGGAATGGGTTCTCGCGACCTTGCGAGCGGGAGCGCCGGCCAGTCCCGGCCAGAGCCAGGCGGCCACCGATCCCGCTGCGCACGCCGCCGCTGCCGGGTCCGAGTCACTCGGCCATACGGCCCTTTTCGCCACGCACCGAACCACACCGGGTTCCACATCTCAGTTTGGCCAGCACGACGGGCTGCCGAAGTTCAGACAGGGGTAA
- a CDS encoding SUMF1/EgtB/PvdO family nonheme iron enzyme, giving the protein MTKTNYLHWLTSLESGFGDPGAGLCLRLLPEPVALPALGELLGRLTARLAPDRDEITATVLVTAALPEAAAIFTGDAGAATGLVDAVEQVAAAEPAVIVQTVPFTGDGRIDAVIEDANRALSQWAARHGVTVAALHRVASLDVLSAGADYPATSAALRAMGRHIRAAALWAGLVDTAWLHWQLIAAQTQPGPKAVISDLDGVLWPGTVAEDGTTGLDGTDMLAAAPHRVWRSVLADRRSHGTLVAGLSRNDRDAAAAAVQAHAADIGLAGLWAQPDIDKADRITDILGFFDGIAPDSVVFVDDDPAQQERARTVWPDLRVPSVAGPPLLVADLLAQLPPPGAAPVTASDTARTAFYRAKATGELIPEVVCLTDPTDPAVLDRCAQLHQRSNQFNMTSPRRSADELAKLAADPDWAVLAFEVRYHGTALAPEIVGVAEVDYRDGTARLDSLLASCRLLWAGTHQRMLDLIRRDAHRRDIPTLTAVFRPNGRNDAYAAWFADIGWAAEHGPDGIGDGGAWFTGPTATRDGIAPADMLTVLTNYLTTRPAAEPATGLPTRRRAVDGAREIRLPAARFAPGLTDDEADVVRAVFGIEPIGERGQAPVDIAGVWFSVTPATRAQFARFLTALAPDDAAAAAHAAGGGFTLAETPVRAERPAEPVIVPFDWADRYAGWAGGRLPTEAEWEYAARGSDGRWFPWGAALPGPPRCLERGAAVSTIDDGDDGPSPFGLADLTGHVWQWCSDSYRGHPVYRGGDVASNTYFLRTTVRPLEAAEKCGHLVGVRVVRDIDPTTRAGAPQP; this is encoded by the coding sequence ATGACCAAGACCAACTACCTGCACTGGCTCACCAGCCTCGAGTCCGGGTTCGGCGACCCCGGGGCCGGGCTGTGCCTGCGTCTGCTGCCCGAGCCGGTGGCGTTGCCCGCGCTGGGCGAGCTGCTGGGACGGCTCACCGCCCGCCTGGCCCCCGACCGCGACGAGATCACCGCGACCGTGCTGGTCACCGCTGCCCTGCCGGAAGCCGCCGCGATCTTCACCGGCGACGCGGGCGCGGCCACCGGCCTGGTCGACGCCGTCGAACAGGTCGCGGCCGCCGAACCCGCCGTGATCGTGCAGACCGTGCCCTTCACCGGTGACGGCCGGATCGATGCGGTGATCGAGGACGCCAACCGCGCCCTGTCGCAGTGGGCTGCCCGCCACGGGGTGACGGTGGCCGCGCTGCACCGGGTCGCGTCCCTGGATGTGCTGTCCGCCGGCGCGGACTACCCGGCGACGTCGGCGGCGCTGCGGGCGATGGGGCGACACATCCGCGCGGCCGCGCTGTGGGCGGGGCTGGTGGATACGGCCTGGTTGCACTGGCAGCTGATCGCCGCACAGACCCAGCCGGGGCCGAAAGCGGTGATCAGCGACCTCGACGGAGTCCTGTGGCCCGGCACCGTCGCCGAGGACGGCACGACCGGTCTCGACGGCACCGACATGCTGGCTGCGGCACCGCACCGGGTGTGGCGGTCGGTGCTGGCCGATCGCCGCTCCCACGGCACGCTGGTGGCGGGCCTGTCGCGCAACGACCGCGACGCCGCCGCGGCCGCGGTGCAGGCCCACGCCGCCGATATCGGGCTGGCCGGGCTGTGGGCGCAGCCGGATATCGACAAGGCCGACCGGATCACCGACATCCTCGGCTTCTTCGACGGCATCGCCCCCGACAGTGTGGTGTTCGTCGACGACGACCCGGCGCAGCAGGAACGGGCCCGCACGGTGTGGCCGGACCTGCGGGTGCCGTCGGTGGCCGGGCCGCCGCTGCTCGTCGCGGACCTGCTGGCCCAGCTTCCGCCTCCCGGTGCGGCGCCGGTCACCGCCTCCGACACCGCCCGCACCGCGTTCTATCGGGCCAAGGCCACCGGCGAGCTGATCCCGGAAGTGGTGTGCCTGACCGATCCCACCGACCCGGCGGTGCTCGACCGGTGCGCGCAGCTGCACCAGCGCAGCAACCAGTTCAACATGACCTCCCCCCGGCGCAGCGCCGACGAACTGGCCAAGCTGGCCGCCGACCCGGACTGGGCGGTGCTGGCGTTCGAGGTCCGCTACCACGGCACGGCCCTGGCGCCGGAAATCGTCGGCGTCGCCGAGGTCGACTACCGCGACGGCACGGCGCGGCTGGACTCGCTGCTGGCCAGCTGCCGCCTGCTGTGGGCGGGCACGCACCAGCGGATGCTCGATCTCATCCGCCGCGACGCCCACCGCCGCGACATCCCCACGTTGACCGCGGTGTTCCGGCCCAACGGCCGCAACGACGCCTACGCCGCCTGGTTCGCCGATATCGGGTGGGCCGCCGAGCACGGGCCCGACGGGATCGGCGACGGCGGGGCCTGGTTCACCGGCCCGACCGCGACCCGCGACGGCATCGCCCCCGCCGACATGCTCACCGTGCTCACCAACTACCTCACCACCCGCCCGGCCGCCGAACCGGCGACCGGTCTGCCGACACGGCGGCGCGCGGTCGACGGTGCGCGCGAGATCCGGTTGCCCGCCGCCCGGTTCGCGCCCGGCCTCACCGACGACGAAGCCGACGTGGTGCGGGCGGTGTTCGGCATCGAGCCCATCGGGGAACGCGGGCAGGCGCCGGTGGACATCGCCGGCGTGTGGTTCAGCGTCACCCCGGCCACCCGCGCCCAGTTCGCCCGGTTCCTGACCGCACTGGCCCCCGACGACGCGGCCGCCGCGGCCCACGCGGCCGGTGGCGGGTTCACCCTCGCCGAGACCCCGGTGCGGGCCGAGCGGCCCGCCGAGCCGGTGATCGTGCCGTTCGACTGGGCCGACCGGTACGCGGGCTGGGCTGGTGGCCGGCTGCCGACCGAGGCCGAATGGGAGTACGCCGCGCGCGGCAGCGACGGGCGCTGGTTCCCTTGGGGCGCAGCGTTGCCCGGTCCGCCACGGTGCTTGGAGCGCGGTGCGGCCGTGTCTACCATCGACGACGGAGACGACGGGCCATCACCGTTCGGTCTCGCCGACCTGACCGGCCATGTCTGGCAGTGGTGTTCGGATTCCTACCGCGGCCACCCGGTCTACCGGGGTGGGGACGTGGCCTCCAACACGTACTTCCTGCGCACGACCGTGCGCCCGCTGGAAGCCGCCGAGAAGTGCGGGCATCTGGTCGGCGTGCGCGTGGTGCGCGACATCGACCCGACGACACGAGCAGGAGCACCACAACCATGA